AGCTGTGACGGAGAATAAGTTCAGTACTAAACGTTGCTACAATCTGCTAGTGGAGGGAACTAAGACTGTTTTTGCAGGGGCAATTTGGGACAAACTTGTTGTGCCAAAGCACGGATTCATTTACTGGCAGATAGCAAATAACCACCTGCTTACTCGGGTTTTTCTTCAAAGGTTTATGGCTATTCCTAGCCGTCTCTGTCCAGTGTGTGAAAATGATATGGAAACCCATGATCATGTCTTTTTTAAGTGCAGATTTTTGACACAGGTAGCAGCTGCTGTTAACTCTTGGCTTGGTGACTTCCAATGGCCAACATCGACTGCTGAAATGATACAGACCTGTTGTAACTTGAAAGAAGGGTTGGTTCCTCGCTTATGGAATGCTGTCTTGGCTGCCACTTTGTactttatttagaaaaatagaaatgcTTGTATCTTTGATCTTTGTTGTGGTACTCCTAGTAGGTTGAGCATGGAGATAAGGAAAATAGTTCAGCTTAGGATCATCAGCAAAGGTCCTTACAAAGAGTGTATCAGAAATAAGTATGTTATTAATGTAATCAAGTCTTGGTAGGGAGGTCGGGTTGGGGTTGCTGCTTGCTTCAGTAGTTGGTGCGAGTCTTTGTGGTTTTTtgccttgtttgtttgtttgttgtttgaATAAAATCctttttgttcaaaaaaaaagtaaggGCGGccattttgctttttttttcttttgccgAAAGAAACTCAAGCACGGTGCAATTTATGGTAAGAGTTATGGTAAGCTTAATGAACAAAATGACGTAGTATTGTGGGTCGAAGAATTATTATTACTCCAGTGGTTCCTGACGAAAATATGGTATTGATCCAAatcatttcatatattttagtctatttaatttaactaattacaatttcctttgaactttgacatataccactTTGGCTTCAACTTGAGGCTTCATACTTATTTCTTTTAGttgcaataaaaaataaataaataaataaatgtcatttttaaaaataattagttattcaaaaatttattttgcaAGAGGATAAagtctaatttttgtaaaaaagaaaaagaccaaattttgttgtaaatattataattaaatattttaactatttaaaaatattataataggaACTtctgtataaaaataaaattatttataaatattgatGCTAAAAATGaccttattaaatatttaaattcaaatttaattatattaagaaagtacttaattataattaattttattctaaaaaaaaaaattacctatTGATAACctgctattatattaaaaaaaaaaatataattattataattataattaaaatgtatCAATTGAATAATCATCCATACATCTATATATGTGCAAATATACACATTATTGACCTTAATTATGCCCAGATCGAATTCATGACCTATGTTATCAAACATCGGGCTTCCACCACCACTTGGTTGCACAAGTGATGACaaatctttcttcttcttctttctttttcttttcttttttttttttaagaaaaaataaaatcattcatatatcaaaattaaagtTAAACCTCTTGtttattacaaataatattCTTAGGCATGTTAGAGACCTACAACATACTATAACAATTGTGAAAAACACTCATTTAGTCATATTATGGGTCGCAAAATTATATTATCGTATAcaacttttaaaaataaacaaccaacaaaaaaaagaagaagttcTTTTGCAATGGCTAATGTAGTTATCAATCTCCCATCTAATACAGACGCCATTTAGGGAGTCAATAACCCCACTAAAGTCACTTTACACAATCACATACTTATGACCTTTTTGCACCACGACGTCTCCCACTAAAGAGCACGTTGCTACCTCTCTACAAAGTGGATTAGAGAAGCACACGTGTTTCGTGAGCACCCAATCCAGAGGACCATGATGGTTCCTAGAAACAACGGCAATGCACATGTCCTCATCTCCAACCTGAACATTACAGTTGAGCTTTGTTAGAGTTAGTTAGGCTTCAGTTAGTTAGTTAATTTTCCGTTTTAGCTTTCTGTTTAAAGCCAGTCTATGTGGCACTGTAATATTGTTAAGTTCTCAAGATATATAAATACATCTCCTCTGCTCCAGTTAAGGACAGAGCTTCTCTTTCAATTTCTCTCTATCTTCTCTCTTAGTTCTGCTCTTACATGGTATCATACCTATGGCCGATCCTGACGACCCCCGCCACCCTGCACCACCACCATATCCAGAAGCTCCGGTCGCATCTCAGGCAGCCGCCATCCAATTTCACATTCCAAACAACCTCCTTCCGCTGAATATTCACCTCGATCGTCACAATTACTCATATTGGCGATCCCTAATTCTTCCTTCTGTTCGTGCTCATGGACTCGATGGCATCCTTCTTGGCACAACTCCACGGCCTGAACCTCTTCTTGTATGTACGAATTCGATTAATCCTGCCTTTGACCATTGGATTCGTTGTGATGCTCTGTTAATGAGTTGGCTGATGAATTCTCTTTCCGAGGCTATGCTTGGACATGTTCTTCACTGTTAATCTGCTGCCGAAGTTTGGACAGTCTTTGCTAGTCTCTTTGCAACTCAATCCAAGGCTCGCCAGCTTCAACTTCGTCTTGCTATTCAAAATACCAAGAAAGGTTCCATGGGCATCGATGAATACATCTTGAAGATGAAGAATCTTCCTGATTCTCTTGCAGCTGCAGGTCACAAATTATCAGATCAAGAACTTGCCATGTACATCCTTGGAGGTGTCGGCCATGAATACGAGACAGTCGTCGTTCTCCTTACTGCAAGAGCTGATGCTCTGACCCTTCAAGAAGTGCAGTATATGCTTCAAAATCAAGAGATGCGAATTGAACAAACAACTCCCCAAATCTTGGACTATGCTCAAGCCAACTACGCTCAGTTCAATAAAAATCCCTCTAGATCTAATCGCAGCAACACTGGCAAAGGTTCATCTAATGGCCGTGGCAATACTCAAGGCCGTGGGTCTCAGACAAGAGGATGGGGTCCCTCCAGTGGCCGTGGACGTGGTTCTCGTCCAGTCTGTCAAATCTGTGGCAAGATTGGTCATCTTACCTATTAATGCTATCACAGATACGATACAGACAATCAGGCATCATCCTCAACCTCTTAGAACACAGGCCACAACCCACAGGCTCTTCTTTCTGACTTTAACACACCTGCAAAAGACAATGGTTGGTATGTGGACAGTGGGGCCACACACCACATGACCAATGATGCTCAAACCCTCACCACAACAAATGATTACAAAGGCAAAGCCAAAATCACCGTAGGTAATGGctcttaaattttaatttctcaAATAGGTCATTCTAACTTTGCAACAAGTAAtcccattaagaaaattttactaaatgaTGTCTTATTTGCTCcaaaaattaccaagaatttATTGAGCATCTCTAAAATTACCACAGATAATAATATCATCTTATTGTTTGATTCTGATACATGTGTTGTCAAGGACAAGATTACAGGCCAAGTTCTTCTTCGGGGCCATCTTAAGCAAGACTTGTATCATCTTGATTTGTCCA
This region of Cannabis sativa cultivar Pink pepper isolate KNU-18-1 chromosome 7, ASM2916894v1, whole genome shotgun sequence genomic DNA includes:
- the LOC133039732 gene encoding uncharacterized protein LOC133039732, which produces MADPDDPRHPAPPPYPEAPVASQAAAIQFHIPNNLLPLNIHLDRHNYSYWRSLILPSVRAHGLDGILLGTTPRPEPLLVCTNSINPAFDHWIRCDALLMSWLMNSLSEAMLGHVLHC